In Callospermophilus lateralis isolate mCalLat2 chromosome 4, mCalLat2.hap1, whole genome shotgun sequence, one genomic interval encodes:
- the F11 gene encoding coagulation factor XI isoform X9: MILLCQMVHYILFASVSGGCVTRLFKNSYFQGGDIATVFTPSAKYCQVVCTHHPRCLLFTFIAESSAEDPTQWFTCVLKDSVTEILPRVNMTGAISGYSFKQCPHQLSACHRDVYMDLDMKGMNYNGSIAKNVRECQERCTNDIHCHFFTYAAKDFPSVEHRNLCLLKTSESGLPSTRIKKSKALSGFSLQTCRHSIPELDIVDVKGHEACQKMCTDVIRCQFFTYSPPQESCHEKKGKCYLKLTSNGSPTKILHGRGGISGYTLRLCKMDNECTTKIKPRIVGGTASVQGEWPWQVTLHVMSPIQRHLCGGSIIGNQWILTAAHCFYGIESPKILRVYSGIVNQSEIKEGSSFFGVQEIIIHDQYEMAESGYDIALLKLETTMNYTDKIQNTLQKAKIPLVSNEECQIRYRGHKITNKMICAGYKEGGKDACKGDSGGPLSCKHNEVWHLVGITSWGEGCAQRERPGIYTNVAKYIDWILEKTQAT; encoded by the exons atgATCTTATTATGCCAAATGGTACATTACATTTTATTTGCCTCTGTTTCTGGTG GGTGTGTGACGAGGCTGTTCAAAAACTCCTACTTTCAAGGAGGGGACATTGCTACTGTGTTTACACCAAGTGCCAAGTACTGCCAAGTGGTCTGCACCCACCACCCAAGATGTTTGCTCTTCACGTTTATAGCTGAATCATCAGCTGAAGATCCTACCCAATG GTTTACCTGTGTCCTAaaagacagtgtcacagaaatattGCCAAGGGTGAATATGACAGGAGCGATTTCTGGATATTCTTTCAAGCAATGCCCACACCAATTAAGTG CTTGCCACAGAGATGTTTACATGGACCTGGACATGAAAGGAATGAACTATAATGGCTCTATTGCCAAGAATGTTCGAGAATGCCAAGAGAGATGCACAAATGACATCCACTGTCACTTTTTCACATACGCAGCAAAGGATTTTCCCAGCGTAGAGCATCG AAATCTCTGTCTCCTTAAAACATCTGAAAGTGGATTACCAAGTACACGCATCAAGAAGAGCAaagctctttctggtttcagtctACAAACCTGCAGGCATAGCATCCCAG AACTGGACATTGTTGATGTGAAAGGTCATGAAGCCTGCCAGAAAATGTGTACTGATGTCATCCGCTGCCAGTTTTTCACCTACTCCCCACCTCAAGAATCGTGCCATGAAAAGAA GGGCAAATGTTACTTAAAACTTACTTCCAATGGATCTCCAACTAAAATACTTCACGGGAGAGGAGGCATCTCTGGATATACCCTAAGGTTATGTAAAATGGATAATG AGTGCACAACCAAAATCAAACCCCGAATTGTTGGAGGAACTGCGTCCGTTCAAGGCGAGTGGCCATGGCAGGTAACACTACACGTCATGTCACCTATCCAGAGACACCTCTGTGGAGGCTCCATCATTGGAAACCAGTGGATATTAACGGCTGCACATTGTTTTTATGG TATAGAGTCACCTAAAATTCTGCGTGTCTATAGTGGCATTGTAAatcaatcagaaataaaagagGGTAGTTCTTTCTTTGGGGTTCAAGAAATAATAATTCATGATCAGTATGAAATGGCAGAAAGTGGATATGATATTGCTTTGTTGAAACTGGAAACAACCATGAACTACACAG aCAAAATACAAAACACTCTTCAGAAAGCCAAGATCCCTTTGGTGTCCAATGAAGAATGCCAGATAAGATACAGAGGGcataaaataaccaataagatgaTTTGTGCAGGCTATAAAGAAGGAGGGAAGGATGCTTGCAAG GGAGACTCAGGGGGGCCCCTGTCCTGCAAGCACAACGAGGTCTGGCATTTGGTGGGCATCACAAGCTGGGGGGAAGGCTGTGCTCAGAGGGAACGGCCAGGCATTTACACCAACGTGGCCAAGTACATAGACTGGATTttggagaaaactcaagcaacatgA
- the F11 gene encoding coagulation factor XI isoform X7: MILLCQMVHYILFASVSGGCVTRLFKNSYFQGGDIATVFTPSAKYCQVVCTHHPRCLLFTFIAESSAEDPTQWFTCVLKDSVTEILPRVNMTGAISGYSFKQCPHQLSACHRDVYMDLDMKGMNYNGSIAKNVRECQERCTNDIHCHFFTYAAKDFPSVEHRNLCLLKTSESGLPSTRIKKSKALSGFSLQTCRHSIPELDIVDVKGHEACQKMCTDVIRCQFFTYSPPQESCHEKKGKCYLKLTSNGSPTKILHGRGGISGYTLRLCKMDNECTTKIKPRIVGGTASVQGEWPWQVTLHVMSPIQRHLCGGSIIGNQWILTAAHCFYGIESPKILRVYSGIVNQSEIKEGSSFFGVQEIIIHDQYEMAESGYDIALLKLETTMNYTDSQRPICLPSKGDRNVIYTDCWVTGWGYRKLRDKIQNTLQKAKIPLVSNEECQIRYRGHKITNKMICAGYKEGGKDACKGDSGGPLSCKHNEVWHLVGITSWGEGCAQRERPGIYTNVAKYIDWILEKTQAT; this comes from the exons atgATCTTATTATGCCAAATGGTACATTACATTTTATTTGCCTCTGTTTCTGGTG GGTGTGTGACGAGGCTGTTCAAAAACTCCTACTTTCAAGGAGGGGACATTGCTACTGTGTTTACACCAAGTGCCAAGTACTGCCAAGTGGTCTGCACCCACCACCCAAGATGTTTGCTCTTCACGTTTATAGCTGAATCATCAGCTGAAGATCCTACCCAATG GTTTACCTGTGTCCTAaaagacagtgtcacagaaatattGCCAAGGGTGAATATGACAGGAGCGATTTCTGGATATTCTTTCAAGCAATGCCCACACCAATTAAGTG CTTGCCACAGAGATGTTTACATGGACCTGGACATGAAAGGAATGAACTATAATGGCTCTATTGCCAAGAATGTTCGAGAATGCCAAGAGAGATGCACAAATGACATCCACTGTCACTTTTTCACATACGCAGCAAAGGATTTTCCCAGCGTAGAGCATCG AAATCTCTGTCTCCTTAAAACATCTGAAAGTGGATTACCAAGTACACGCATCAAGAAGAGCAaagctctttctggtttcagtctACAAACCTGCAGGCATAGCATCCCAG AACTGGACATTGTTGATGTGAAAGGTCATGAAGCCTGCCAGAAAATGTGTACTGATGTCATCCGCTGCCAGTTTTTCACCTACTCCCCACCTCAAGAATCGTGCCATGAAAAGAA GGGCAAATGTTACTTAAAACTTACTTCCAATGGATCTCCAACTAAAATACTTCACGGGAGAGGAGGCATCTCTGGATATACCCTAAGGTTATGTAAAATGGATAATG AGTGCACAACCAAAATCAAACCCCGAATTGTTGGAGGAACTGCGTCCGTTCAAGGCGAGTGGCCATGGCAGGTAACACTACACGTCATGTCACCTATCCAGAGACACCTCTGTGGAGGCTCCATCATTGGAAACCAGTGGATATTAACGGCTGCACATTGTTTTTATGG TATAGAGTCACCTAAAATTCTGCGTGTCTATAGTGGCATTGTAAatcaatcagaaataaaagagGGTAGTTCTTTCTTTGGGGTTCAAGAAATAATAATTCATGATCAGTATGAAATGGCAGAAAGTGGATATGATATTGCTTTGTTGAAACTGGAAACAACCATGAACTACACAG actcTCAACGGCCCATATGCCTACCTTCCAAAGGAGATAGAAATGTAATATATACTGACTGCTGGGTGACTGGATGGGGATACAGAAAATTAAGAG aCAAAATACAAAACACTCTTCAGAAAGCCAAGATCCCTTTGGTGTCCAATGAAGAATGCCAGATAAGATACAGAGGGcataaaataaccaataagatgaTTTGTGCAGGCTATAAAGAAGGAGGGAAGGATGCTTGCAAG GGAGACTCAGGGGGGCCCCTGTCCTGCAAGCACAACGAGGTCTGGCATTTGGTGGGCATCACAAGCTGGGGGGAAGGCTGTGCTCAGAGGGAACGGCCAGGCATTTACACCAACGTGGCCAAGTACATAGACTGGATTttggagaaaactcaagcaacatgA
- the F11 gene encoding coagulation factor XI isoform X5, translated as MILLCQMVHYILFASVSGGCVTRLFKNSYFQGGDIATVFTPSAKYCQVVCTHHPRCLLFTFIAESSAEDPTQWFTCVLKDSVTEILPRVNMTGAISGYSFKQCPHQLSACHRDVYMDLDMKGMNYNGSIAKNVRECQERCTNDIHCHFFTYAAKDFPSVEHRNICLLKYTQTGTPTKITKLRYVASGFSLKSCALSNLACIRDIFPSTVFADNNIYSVLAPDSFVCQRICTHHPSCLFFTFFSQEWPKESQRNLCLLKTSESGLPSTRIKKSKALSGFSLQTCRHSIPELDIVDVKGHEACQKMCTDVIRCQFFTYSPPQESCHEKKGKCYLKLTSNGSPTKILHGRGGISGYTLRLCKMDNECTTKIKPRIVGGTASVQGEWPWQVTLHVMSPIQRHLCGGSIIGNQWILTAAHCFYGIESPKILRVYSGIVNQSEIKEGSSFFGVQEIIIHDQYEMAESGYDIALLKLETTMNYTDKIQNTLQKAKIPLVSNEECQIRYRGHKITNKMICAGYKEGGKDACKGDSGGPLSCKHNEVWHLVGITSWGEGCAQRERPGIYTNVAKYIDWILEKTQAT; from the exons atgATCTTATTATGCCAAATGGTACATTACATTTTATTTGCCTCTGTTTCTGGTG GGTGTGTGACGAGGCTGTTCAAAAACTCCTACTTTCAAGGAGGGGACATTGCTACTGTGTTTACACCAAGTGCCAAGTACTGCCAAGTGGTCTGCACCCACCACCCAAGATGTTTGCTCTTCACGTTTATAGCTGAATCATCAGCTGAAGATCCTACCCAATG GTTTACCTGTGTCCTAaaagacagtgtcacagaaatattGCCAAGGGTGAATATGACAGGAGCGATTTCTGGATATTCTTTCAAGCAATGCCCACACCAATTAAGTG CTTGCCACAGAGATGTTTACATGGACCTGGACATGAAAGGAATGAACTATAATGGCTCTATTGCCAAGAATGTTCGAGAATGCCAAGAGAGATGCACAAATGACATCCACTGTCACTTTTTCACATACGCAGCAAAGGATTTTCCCAGCGTAGAGCATCG TAATATTTGTTTGCTGAAGTACACCCAAACAGGGACACCAACCAAAATAACGAAGCTCCGCTATGTGGCATCTGGATTTTCATTGAAATCCTGTGCGCTTTCTAACCTGG CTTGTATTAGGGACATCTTCCCTAGTACGGTGTTTGCAGACAACAACATCTACAGTGTTTTGGCTCCAGATTCTTTTGTCTGCCAACGCATTTGTACTCATCATCCCAGTTGTCTGTTTTTTACCTTCTTTtcccaagaatggccaaaagaatCTCAAAG AAATCTCTGTCTCCTTAAAACATCTGAAAGTGGATTACCAAGTACACGCATCAAGAAGAGCAaagctctttctggtttcagtctACAAACCTGCAGGCATAGCATCCCAG AACTGGACATTGTTGATGTGAAAGGTCATGAAGCCTGCCAGAAAATGTGTACTGATGTCATCCGCTGCCAGTTTTTCACCTACTCCCCACCTCAAGAATCGTGCCATGAAAAGAA GGGCAAATGTTACTTAAAACTTACTTCCAATGGATCTCCAACTAAAATACTTCACGGGAGAGGAGGCATCTCTGGATATACCCTAAGGTTATGTAAAATGGATAATG AGTGCACAACCAAAATCAAACCCCGAATTGTTGGAGGAACTGCGTCCGTTCAAGGCGAGTGGCCATGGCAGGTAACACTACACGTCATGTCACCTATCCAGAGACACCTCTGTGGAGGCTCCATCATTGGAAACCAGTGGATATTAACGGCTGCACATTGTTTTTATGG TATAGAGTCACCTAAAATTCTGCGTGTCTATAGTGGCATTGTAAatcaatcagaaataaaagagGGTAGTTCTTTCTTTGGGGTTCAAGAAATAATAATTCATGATCAGTATGAAATGGCAGAAAGTGGATATGATATTGCTTTGTTGAAACTGGAAACAACCATGAACTACACAG aCAAAATACAAAACACTCTTCAGAAAGCCAAGATCCCTTTGGTGTCCAATGAAGAATGCCAGATAAGATACAGAGGGcataaaataaccaataagatgaTTTGTGCAGGCTATAAAGAAGGAGGGAAGGATGCTTGCAAG GGAGACTCAGGGGGGCCCCTGTCCTGCAAGCACAACGAGGTCTGGCATTTGGTGGGCATCACAAGCTGGGGGGAAGGCTGTGCTCAGAGGGAACGGCCAGGCATTTACACCAACGTGGCCAAGTACATAGACTGGATTttggagaaaactcaagcaacatgA